The Mycolicibacterium mucogenicum DSM 44124 genomic sequence CCGTCGACGGTTTCGGCGCCACCGTCGACGTGTCTGGCCCCGACGCCGCCACGACAGTCGTCATGCTCACGACCAAGCAGGCGACGAGCGCCTTGTGCGAGCTGCTCCACACCGCTTCGCTGCGCACCGTGGTGATCGAGGCCGATGACCGGCTGACCGTGAATTCGGTTGTCGGCATTCTGGATACGCTCGGGGTGAAGTGGGCGCTGTTGTTCGCCGACCGCAGCGCGGGCGAGCTGGCCTGGCGGCTGGCGGCCACTCGTCTGGACCGGTTCACCGCCCTGGTGGCCGTCGACGGCAGCCATCCGCGGGCCGACGGGGAGTCGGGCGACGGGTGCCCGCCGGTGGAGATCAACACCACCGTCGTCGTAACCAGCGCCGATGCCCGTGCGCGGGCGCAGGCCGGACAACGCTTCATCTACGGCGAGTTCCGCTTGGCCGAGCTCATGGGCCGGCGCAGT encodes the following:
- a CDS encoding alpha/beta hydrolase — encoded protein: MPIIPTVDGFGATVDVSGPDAATTVVMLTTKQATSALCELLHTASLRTVVIEADDRLTVNSVVGILDTLGVKWALLFADRSAGELAWRLAATRLDRFTALVAVDGSHPRADGESGDGCPPVEINTTVVVTSADARARAQAGQRFIYGEFRLAELMGRRSAEEFTAQVANEIVLRSSTW